A single Spirochaetaceae bacterium DNA region contains:
- the pncB gene encoding nicotinate phosphoribosyltransferase encodes MTSALLTDLYQLTMVQGYFVRRRDPLVAFELFFRRPPFGGSYALAAGAENAVDAIAALRFTTDELAYLHSLELFRDEFLAFLAEWRFRGALHAVPEGTAVFPGEPLVRVTARLTEAQLVESMLLNVINFQTLIATKAARIVQAAGGAPVLEFGLRRAQGRDGALSAARAAYIGGVQGTSNVAAGRRYGIPVGGTMAHSWIQSFTSEQEAFDRFAELYPERAILLVDTYDTLASGIPHAIPALTRLQEQGHGGFGVRLDSGDLGPLSRAVRARLDAAGLRQARIVASNDLDEARISELRAAGAPIDVWGVGTRLVTAYDDPALGGVYKLVAVREGGIWQPTAKRSDEAGKATLPGIKQVVRCVESCTATGDLLCCDDEGAAIASQAPDGERRRLLLAESIRDGRRVAPAEPLTAIRDRAAASLASLPAATRALVDPVPYPVRPTPALTAMQRRTPARGG; translated from the coding sequence ATGACCTCGGCGCTGCTCACCGATCTCTATCAGCTCACCATGGTGCAGGGCTACTTCGTGCGCCGCCGCGACCCGCTGGTGGCGTTCGAGCTGTTCTTTCGCCGCCCGCCGTTCGGCGGCAGCTATGCGTTGGCCGCCGGCGCCGAGAACGCGGTCGACGCCATCGCCGCGCTGCGCTTCACGACCGACGAGCTGGCATACCTGCACAGCCTGGAGCTGTTCCGGGACGAGTTCCTGGCGTTCCTGGCGGAGTGGCGGTTCCGCGGCGCGCTGCACGCGGTGCCGGAGGGGACGGCGGTGTTTCCCGGCGAACCGCTGGTGCGGGTGACCGCGCGGCTGACCGAGGCGCAACTGGTCGAGAGCATGCTGCTGAACGTGATCAACTTCCAGACCCTGATCGCCACCAAGGCGGCGCGCATCGTGCAGGCGGCCGGCGGCGCGCCGGTGCTGGAGTTCGGGCTGCGCCGCGCCCAGGGCCGGGACGGGGCGCTGTCCGCCGCCCGCGCCGCCTACATCGGCGGCGTGCAGGGCACCTCCAACGTGGCGGCCGGCCGGCGCTACGGCATCCCGGTAGGCGGCACCATGGCGCACTCCTGGATCCAGTCGTTCACCAGCGAGCAGGAGGCGTTCGACCGCTTCGCCGAGCTGTACCCCGAGCGGGCGATCCTGCTCGTCGACACCTACGACACGCTGGCCAGCGGCATCCCGCATGCCATCCCGGCCCTGACCAGGTTGCAGGAGCAGGGGCACGGCGGCTTCGGCGTGCGCCTGGACAGCGGCGACCTGGGACCGCTGAGCCGCGCGGTACGGGCGCGCCTGGACGCCGCCGGGCTCCGGCAGGCACGGATCGTGGCCTCCAACGACCTGGACGAGGCGCGCATCAGCGAGCTGCGCGCCGCCGGCGCCCCGATCGACGTGTGGGGCGTCGGCACCCGCCTGGTCACCGCCTACGACGACCCCGCCCTCGGCGGCGTCTACAAGCTGGTCGCCGTGCGCGAAGGCGGGATCTGGCAGCCCACCGCCAAGCGCTCGGACGAGGCGGGCAAGGCCACCCTGCCCGGGATCAAGCAGGTGGTGCGCTGCGTGGAATCCTGCACCGCAACCGGAGACCTGCTGTGCTGCGACGACGAAGGCGCAGCGATCGCTTCGCAAGCGCCGGACGGAGAGCGGCGCCGCCTGCTGCTCGCGGAGAGCATACGCGACGGGAGACGGGTGGCGCCCGCGGAACCGCTGACGGCCATCAGGGACCGCGCCGCCGCCAGCCTCGCAAGCCTGCCGGCGGCCACCCGAGCGCTCGTCGATCCCGTCCCCTACCCGGTGCGCCCAACACCGGCGCTGACCGCGATGCAACGCCGGACGCCCGCGCGAGGCGGGTAG
- a CDS encoding (2Fe-2S)-binding protein, translating to MNGAERRVTAAPDAPLLLVLRNDLGLSSPKYGCGAEQCGACMVLIDGHPAPTCRLPLRAAAGRSLVTVEGLAAGASLHPIQEAFIKHNAIQCGYCAGGVMIAAAALLEREPAPTRKQIQAALDRNICRCGAHNRMIRATQAAAAAAAGEPAP from the coding sequence GTGAATGGGGCCGAACGCCGCGTTACGGCCGCGCCGGACGCCCCGCTGCTGCTTGTGCTGCGCAATGACTTGGGACTGAGCAGTCCCAAGTACGGCTGTGGGGCGGAGCAGTGCGGGGCGTGCATGGTGCTGATCGACGGCCATCCCGCGCCCACCTGCCGGCTGCCGCTGCGGGCCGCGGCCGGGCGCTCCCTCGTCACGGTGGAGGGACTGGCGGCCGGCGCAAGCCTGCACCCCATTCAGGAGGCGTTCATCAAGCACAACGCGATCCAGTGCGGCTACTGCGCAGGCGGGGTGATGATCGCCGCCGCCGCCCTGCTGGAGCGCGAGCCGGCGCCGACACGGAAGCAGATCCAGGCCGCCCTCGATCGCAACATCTGCCGCTGCGGCGCCCACAACCGCATGATCCGCGCCACGCAGGCCGCGGCCGCGGCGGCAGCCGGTGAGCCGGCGCCATGA
- a CDS encoding molybdopterin-dependent oxidoreductase, translating to MTRRVTDRLRFERDRTVTVLSGKVELGQGLSDALTLICSEELALAPDRIRVCCGDTGVTPDDGLTAGSGSMERAGAAVRAASRAARHELVRRAAKRLEVPENRLQPRSGAIRPRAHAGAAPAPAHGESAGVAQGPPPGAGGGVPKTGPPPPTCAAVDYWDLLQADELGDRSTGRGEPTATAATGAASDHRDAASEAAANRSLATRRQGSWRRVHRVVRGDGNFVHDLRLPGMVHGRVLRPPGYGQRLTGLAADAARAMRGVLAVVVDGSFVGVAAEREEQAAAAHDVLAASARWQRQAESGRSAPPARFGLPSDGRAALCEARAETNPILRRGSPPDTHAATVSATYSRPFLMHAALGPSAAAARLDRCGSLTIWSHTQGPYELRAALAEALRRPAENIRVIHVDGAGCYGHNGADDVALDAALLALAVPERSVLVRWTREDENRWEPFGTAMIVTCGAQLDTAGTILSWRHEVRSHAHGTRPRGTPGQSTLLAAWHRAAPLTAPPPRNGNGLTAGPQRNAEPLYDIPAIDITTRFVPEAPVRVSALRSLGAFANVFAIESFMDELAARGGEDPLAYRLRHLCDDRAIRVLTEAARAADAPANAPEPMPAMPPAPPVTSNAEASLESPADVGAALLGASGASGASGASGASGASGASGAPMAATGAAAGRDTGVALLGRGMAVARYKNLQSYAAVVCDVAVDPGSGQIRLLSATLAADAGRIIDRDGLANQLEGGFLQAASWTLKEEVRWDRAAIRSTDWDTYPVLRFSEVPPVTVRLVDRPDLPSVGAGEAAQGPTPAAIANAVYAAAGIRLRHTPFTPARVMTALADAVR from the coding sequence ATGACCCGGCGTGTAACGGACCGGCTGCGGTTTGAACGGGACCGCACCGTCACCGTGCTGTCCGGCAAGGTGGAGCTGGGCCAGGGGCTGAGCGATGCGCTGACCCTGATCTGCAGCGAGGAGCTGGCCCTGGCGCCGGACCGCATCCGCGTGTGCTGCGGCGACACCGGCGTCACGCCCGACGACGGCCTGACCGCCGGCAGCGGTTCGATGGAGCGCGCCGGAGCCGCGGTCCGCGCCGCCTCCCGCGCGGCGCGCCACGAGCTGGTGCGCCGCGCCGCCAAGCGCCTCGAAGTTCCCGAGAACCGGCTCCAGCCACGCTCGGGAGCGATTCGGCCACGCGCGCACGCAGGCGCAGCGCCAGCTCCGGCGCACGGCGAGAGCGCCGGCGTGGCGCAGGGTCCGCCGCCCGGCGCCGGCGGCGGCGTCCCGAAGACCGGCCCGCCACCTCCGACTTGCGCCGCGGTCGACTATTGGGATCTCCTGCAGGCGGACGAACTTGGCGACCGCAGTACCGGCCGCGGCGAGCCCACTGCAACGGCCGCGACTGGCGCGGCATCGGATCACCGGGACGCCGCATCGGAGGCGGCCGCGAACCGGTCGCTCGCCACGCGACGGCAGGGCTCGTGGCGGCGGGTGCACCGGGTGGTGCGCGGCGACGGCAACTTCGTACATGACCTGCGGCTGCCGGGCATGGTGCACGGCCGGGTGCTGCGCCCGCCCGGTTACGGGCAGCGGCTCACCGGGCTGGCGGCGGATGCGGCGCGCGCCATGCGCGGGGTGCTGGCGGTGGTGGTGGACGGCAGCTTCGTGGGGGTGGCGGCGGAGCGCGAGGAGCAGGCTGCCGCCGCCCACGACGTGCTGGCGGCGAGCGCCCGCTGGCAGCGGCAGGCCGAGAGCGGGCGAAGCGCCCCGCCGGCGCGGTTCGGCTTGCCCTCCGATGGGCGCGCGGCGTTGTGCGAGGCACGGGCGGAGACCAATCCGATTCTGCGCCGCGGCTCGCCGCCGGATACGCACGCCGCCACCGTCTCGGCAACCTACTCGCGCCCGTTCCTGATGCACGCTGCGCTCGGGCCGTCCGCCGCCGCCGCGCGCCTCGACCGCTGCGGGAGCCTGACCATCTGGTCGCACACCCAGGGACCGTACGAACTGCGCGCCGCCCTGGCCGAGGCGCTGCGGCGGCCGGCGGAGAACATCCGGGTGATCCACGTCGACGGGGCCGGATGCTACGGGCATAACGGCGCCGACGACGTGGCGCTGGACGCCGCCCTGCTCGCCCTGGCCGTGCCGGAGCGCTCGGTGCTGGTCCGGTGGACCCGTGAGGACGAGAATCGCTGGGAGCCGTTCGGGACCGCGATGATCGTGACCTGCGGCGCCCAACTGGACACCGCCGGCACCATCCTGAGCTGGCGGCACGAGGTACGCAGCCACGCGCACGGCACCCGGCCGCGCGGGACGCCGGGGCAGTCGACGCTGCTGGCCGCCTGGCACCGCGCCGCCCCGCTCACCGCGCCGCCACCGCGCAACGGCAACGGCCTTACCGCCGGACCGCAGCGCAACGCCGAACCGCTCTACGACATCCCCGCGATCGACATCACCACCCGCTTCGTGCCCGAGGCGCCGGTGCGGGTGTCCGCGCTGCGTTCCCTGGGCGCGTTCGCCAACGTGTTCGCGATCGAGTCGTTCATGGACGAGCTGGCCGCCCGCGGCGGCGAGGATCCGCTCGCCTACCGCCTGCGTCACCTGTGCGACGACCGCGCGATACGGGTGCTGACCGAGGCGGCGCGCGCGGCAGACGCGCCGGCGAACGCGCCGGAGCCAATGCCCGCAATGCCGCCGGCGCCGCCAGTCACGAGTAACGCGGAAGCGTCCTTGGAGTCGCCGGCGGACGTCGGTGCGGCGCTGCTCGGAGCGTCGGGAGCGTCGGGAGCGTCGGGAGCGTCGGGAGCGTCGGGAGCGTCGGGAGCGTCGGGGGCGCCGATGGCCGCTACCGGCGCGGCCGCCGGGCGCGACACCGGTGTTGCGTTACTCGGCCGCGGCATGGCGGTGGCGCGCTACAAAAACCTGCAGAGTTACGCTGCGGTGGTGTGCGACGTGGCGGTCGATCCCGGCAGCGGGCAGATCCGCCTCCTGAGCGCCACGTTGGCGGCCGACGCCGGGCGCATCATCGACCGCGACGGGCTCGCCAACCAGCTCGAAGGCGGCTTCCTGCAGGCGGCGAGCTGGACGCTGAAGGAGGAGGTGCGCTGGGACAGGGCGGCGATCCGCAGCACCGACTGGGACACCTACCCGGTGCTGCGCTTCAGCGAGGTGCCGCCGGTCACGGTCCGCCTGGTCGACCGCCCGGATCTGCCGAGCGTGGGCGCCGGCGAAGCCGCACAGGGCCCGACCCCGGCGGCGATCGCCAACGCCGTATACGCCGCGGCCGGCATACGTCTGCGACACACGCCGTTCACACCGGCGCGTGTCATGACGGCTCTCGCGGACGCGGTCAGGTAG
- a CDS encoding ABC transporter ATP-binding protein gives MSSRAAAPGEQVYVAKARGKEARPPLAAVGSQVNQEEQMFGAAFNGQVVKRFMAFVRPYRTRLWLSLAAVLVFTFSQMALPLIIRVVVDDVLMAEAGSAARGLLFGACAVFAGLVLVNYVANLIQEAVVARVAEQVLFDLRRAMYAHLQRVALAFMDRTEVGRLMSRLQGDVNALQEFLESTVFAVGDLVLLVGIIVILLTLNVPLGLMTLAIIPALLIVRGIWLPFARRAFLGARESSSTANGALAESINGVRLIQEMGRQRVNFDLYEEKVHDNMRSHVRASRFSMVMIPTVDTLSGLAIGLVVVIGGALTLGGSIELGVLVAFFFYVQRFFAPIRSVTMQYSIMQRAMASGQRIFEVLDVPVQIEDRPGARDPGDIDGSVEFRNVTFGYVEGQPILHDISFRVEPGETVALVGPTGSGKTSITALAHRFYDVWKGQILVGGHDVRDVTQASLGRHIGMVLQEPFLFTGTITENIRYAARGATEEDVERAARAVGAHDFITRLPQGYNTLLEQRGSNLSLGQRQLISFARAIVADTRVLVLDEATANVDSYTEMQIQRALRGLLHQRTGLVIAHRLATIRNADRILVLQEGRIIEQGSHDELMALDGLYASLYGMHYASFDDIPAATAGVAGGQSAT, from the coding sequence ATGAGCAGCCGGGCAGCCGCACCCGGCGAGCAGGTGTACGTGGCCAAGGCGCGCGGCAAGGAAGCCAGGCCGCCGCTGGCCGCGGTCGGCTCGCAGGTGAACCAGGAAGAACAGATGTTCGGCGCGGCGTTCAACGGCCAGGTAGTGAAACGCTTCATGGCGTTCGTGCGCCCCTACCGCACGCGCCTGTGGCTCTCGCTGGCCGCGGTGCTGGTGTTCACGTTCTCGCAGATGGCGCTGCCGCTGATCATCCGCGTGGTGGTGGACGACGTGCTGATGGCGGAGGCCGGCTCGGCGGCGCGCGGCCTGCTGTTCGGCGCCTGCGCCGTGTTCGCGGGGCTGGTCCTGGTCAACTACGTGGCCAACCTGATCCAGGAGGCGGTGGTGGCGCGCGTGGCGGAGCAGGTGCTGTTCGACCTGCGCCGCGCCATGTACGCGCATCTGCAGCGGGTCGCGCTGGCGTTCATGGACCGCACCGAGGTGGGCCGGCTGATGTCGCGCCTGCAGGGCGACGTCAACGCGCTGCAGGAGTTCCTGGAGTCGACCGTGTTCGCGGTCGGCGACCTGGTGCTGCTGGTCGGCATCATCGTCATCCTGCTCACCCTGAACGTGCCGCTCGGACTGATGACCCTGGCGATCATTCCGGCCCTGTTGATCGTGCGCGGCATCTGGCTGCCGTTCGCGCGCCGCGCATTCCTGGGCGCCCGCGAGAGCAGTTCCACCGCCAACGGCGCACTTGCCGAGAGCATCAACGGCGTGCGCCTGATCCAGGAGATGGGCCGCCAGCGGGTCAACTTCGACCTGTACGAAGAGAAGGTGCACGACAACATGCGCAGCCACGTCCGGGCATCGCGCTTTTCGATGGTGATGATACCCACCGTCGATACCCTGTCCGGCCTGGCCATCGGCCTGGTCGTGGTGATCGGCGGTGCGCTGACGCTCGGCGGCTCGATAGAGCTCGGCGTGCTGGTCGCCTTCTTCTTCTACGTGCAGCGGTTCTTTGCCCCGATCCGGTCGGTCACCATGCAGTACAGCATCATGCAGCGCGCCATGGCCTCCGGGCAGCGCATCTTCGAGGTGCTCGACGTGCCGGTGCAGATAGAGGATCGTCCCGGCGCGCGCGATCCGGGCGACATCGACGGTTCGGTGGAGTTTCGCAACGTGACCTTCGGCTACGTCGAGGGCCAGCCGATCCTGCACGACATCTCGTTCCGGGTGGAGCCGGGGGAGACGGTGGCGCTGGTGGGGCCGACCGGCTCCGGCAAGACCAGCATCACCGCCCTGGCGCATCGCTTCTACGACGTGTGGAAGGGGCAGATCCTGGTCGGCGGCCACGATGTGCGCGACGTTACGCAGGCGTCGCTCGGGCGCCACATCGGCATGGTGCTGCAGGAGCCGTTCCTGTTCACCGGCACCATCACCGAGAACATCCGCTACGCCGCCCGCGGCGCCACCGAAGAGGACGTGGAGCGGGCGGCGCGCGCGGTAGGTGCGCACGACTTCATCACCCGCCTGCCGCAGGGCTACAACACGCTGCTGGAGCAGCGCGGCAGCAACCTGTCGCTCGGCCAGCGCCAGTTGATCAGCTTCGCGCGCGCCATCGTGGCCGATACCCGGGTGCTGGTGCTGGACGAGGCCACCGCCAACGTCGACAGCTACACCGAGATGCAGATTCAGCGCGCGCTGCGCGGCCTGCTGCATCAGCGCACCGGATTGGTGATTGCGCACCGCCTGGCCACCATTCGCAATGCCGACCGCATCCTGGTGCTGCAGGAGGGCCGCATCATCGAGCAGGGGTCGCACGACGAACTGATGGCACTCGACGGCCTGTACGCCAGCCTGTACGGGATGCACTACGCATCGTTCGACGACATCCCCGCCGCCACCGCCGGCGTCGCGGGCGGACAATCCGCTACCTGA
- the pncA gene encoding bifunctional nicotinamidase/pyrazinamidase, which produces MRTALLVIDVQNDFCPGGALAVADGDAVVAAANALMPRFDVVVATCDWHPPDHCSFASRHPGAALYDTVEVGGVAQTLWPDHCVQGSDGAALHPRLSQHAVDLILHKGARRDLDSYSAFFENDRRTSTGLAGYLRELEVREVTLCGLATDYCVRWSALDAARLGFEVRVVGDACRGVNVPDGNVARALEQMRGAGISIE; this is translated from the coding sequence ATGCGTACCGCTTTGCTGGTAATCGACGTGCAGAATGACTTCTGCCCCGGCGGTGCCCTGGCCGTAGCCGACGGCGACGCCGTGGTCGCAGCGGCCAACGCCCTGATGCCGCGTTTCGACGTGGTGGTGGCGACCTGCGACTGGCACCCACCCGACCACTGCTCATTCGCCTCCCGGCATCCGGGCGCCGCGCTGTACGACACGGTGGAGGTGGGCGGGGTGGCGCAGACGCTGTGGCCCGACCACTGCGTGCAGGGCAGCGACGGGGCGGCGCTGCATCCGCGCCTGAGTCAGCACGCCGTGGACCTGATCCTGCACAAGGGCGCGCGCCGCGACCTGGACTCCTACTCCGCGTTTTTCGAGAACGACCGCCGCACCAGCACCGGGCTCGCCGGCTACCTGCGTGAGTTGGAGGTGCGCGAGGTGACGCTGTGCGGCCTGGCCACCGACTACTGCGTGCGCTGGTCCGCCCTGGACGCCGCCCGGCTCGGGTTCGAGGTGCGCGTGGTCGGCGACGCGTGCCGCGGCGTGAACGTGCCCGACGGCAACGTTGCGCGCGCACTCGAACAGATGCGGGGCGCGGGAATCTCCATCGAGTAG
- a CDS encoding MBL fold metallo-hydrolase, whose translation MTDGAKPPKDDEFELTLLGPGYGESVVMHIGGGSWVLVDSCGRADAPAALDYLGELGVDPAEAVKLVVASHWHDDHVRGMAAMASACRTATFCCASVLCTEEFLAAVHALEHRHFAAFGSGAREIYDVFSKLRSEGSLPTLASANRRLFSKGACHIWALSPADDTFLSFVRAIGGLLPKAGQAETRIRSLSPNEVAVVLWVEVGDIMVLLGSDLERRGWAKILQDDARPTGTASAFKVPHHGAASGDAPEVWQRMLDVDPASVLTPWRRGNRMLPTSRDVQRILARTPNAYATATTDAVRPARRDSTVERTIRESGIRLRRPSAPSAVRLRRPIAAQTQWQVELLGTACHLREYEQVAS comes from the coding sequence GTGACCGACGGGGCCAAGCCCCCAAAGGACGACGAATTCGAGCTCACCCTCCTGGGTCCCGGGTACGGCGAGAGCGTAGTCATGCATATTGGCGGCGGCAGTTGGGTGCTGGTCGACTCATGCGGCCGAGCGGACGCCCCGGCCGCCCTGGATTACCTGGGGGAACTTGGCGTTGATCCTGCCGAAGCCGTGAAACTCGTCGTGGCATCGCATTGGCATGACGATCACGTACGCGGTATGGCGGCCATGGCGAGTGCATGCCGGACGGCGACATTCTGTTGTGCTTCCGTGCTCTGCACCGAGGAGTTTCTCGCCGCGGTCCATGCTTTGGAACATCGCCACTTTGCCGCATTCGGTTCCGGCGCGCGAGAGATCTACGATGTGTTCTCCAAGCTCCGGTCCGAGGGGTCGTTACCAACACTGGCGTCCGCCAACCGGCGCCTCTTCTCCAAGGGCGCGTGTCACATTTGGGCGCTGTCACCGGCCGACGACACATTCCTGAGTTTCGTGCGAGCCATCGGCGGCTTGCTGCCGAAGGCGGGCCAGGCCGAAACGAGGATTCGCAGTCTCTCCCCCAATGAAGTCGCCGTCGTCCTGTGGGTTGAGGTCGGGGACATCATGGTGTTGCTTGGCTCCGACCTCGAACGGCGCGGCTGGGCGAAGATACTTCAGGACGATGCGCGGCCGACCGGAACGGCGTCCGCGTTCAAGGTGCCCCACCACGGCGCGGCGAGCGGCGACGCGCCGGAGGTATGGCAACGGATGCTGGATGTTGATCCGGCCTCTGTCTTGACGCCGTGGCGACGGGGCAACCGTATGCTGCCAACCAGCCGCGACGTGCAGCGAATCCTGGCCCGGACGCCGAACGCCTACGCCACGGCAACGACCGATGCGGTTCGTCCGGCCCGCAGGGACAGCACCGTCGAGCGCACGATCCGGGAATCCGGGATCAGGCTACGACGTCCGTCAGCGCCATCTGCTGTGAGACTGCGACGCCCGATTGCCGCGCAGACGCAATGGCAGGTCGAGCTGCTCGGCACGGCGTGTCATCTCAGGGAATACGAACAGGTCGCCTCGTAA
- a CDS encoding type II toxin-antitoxin system HicB family antitoxin produces MIYYPAVIEYDRADDAYNVSFPDLPGCLTFGDTLEEAKENAREALSAYLESIDSRKLKVPASSESAGDNVFPIEPETSVGFAIWLKRSREARGMSQSDVAKQLGIAYQTYQRIEDPAKSNPTLKTIVKLQRVFNHRLVHIE; encoded by the coding sequence ATGATTTATTACCCGGCGGTGATTGAATACGACCGCGCGGACGACGCGTACAACGTCAGCTTCCCCGACCTTCCGGGGTGCCTGACGTTCGGCGACACCCTTGAAGAAGCGAAGGAGAACGCACGAGAGGCGCTGAGTGCGTATCTGGAGTCGATCGACAGCCGCAAGCTCAAGGTGCCGGCAAGCTCCGAGAGCGCTGGCGACAACGTGTTTCCGATCGAACCGGAGACGAGCGTGGGATTTGCGATCTGGCTGAAGCGAAGTCGCGAAGCACGTGGAATGTCGCAGTCCGACGTGGCCAAACAGCTCGGTATCGCCTATCAGACGTATCAAAGGATCGAAGATCCGGCCAAGTCGAATCCGACGCTGAAAACCATCGTCAAGCTTCAGCGGGTGTTCAATCATCGGCTGGTTCACATCGAGTAG
- a CDS encoding VOC family protein yields the protein MKNPPDGWPRIAPAVFYNDAAAAIDWLARAFGFAVRERIANDAGQIVHSQLVLDGGLIMVGQVGLHPDRTWPRSPLAVGGANTQALAVYVDDVDAHCERARAAGAAITVEPATDDYGDGYWVDRSYQARDPEGHHWWFMQRLH from the coding sequence ATGAAGAATCCGCCCGACGGCTGGCCGAGGATTGCTCCTGCCGTGTTCTACAACGACGCGGCGGCGGCGATCGACTGGTTGGCCCGCGCCTTCGGTTTCGCCGTGCGCGAGCGGATCGCGAACGACGCCGGGCAGATCGTCCACTCGCAACTCGTCCTGGACGGCGGGCTCATCATGGTGGGGCAGGTGGGCCTGCACCCGGACCGGACCTGGCCGCGGTCGCCGCTGGCGGTTGGCGGTGCCAACACGCAGGCGCTGGCCGTGTACGTCGACGACGTCGATGCCCACTGCGAGCGTGCGCGCGCCGCCGGCGCGGCGATCACGGTGGAGCCGGCCACCGACGACTACGGCGACGGCTACTGGGTGGACCGCAGCTACCAGGCGCGCGACCCCGAGGGCCACCACTGGTGGTTCATGCAGCGCTTGCATTGA
- a CDS encoding ABC transporter ATP-binding protein, translating to MSSISLSDRHQPFVDTRTGAGVLARITRMALRFRVRLAIGILGTVAAALSQLLIPRFMGQAVDGIHDLLQAATAWNPASRNGLVMLALGLLGASVGRGLFMALYMQQGEALGQRLAYSLRLAYYEKLQHLSFSYHDRVHTGDLMTRGMLDVEGVRMFVNFGLLRTFYLAVLIGFGTWQLVVTDPLMALVAVSFVPVVGWRAIVSRLQLRESWYQLQKRMSILTRVMDENLSGIRVVRAFTSQDHEMHKFDRASRRALLLARKRIRIRVRNTTVMTMTYYAAMCLVLLVGGLKVMNGDATVGRLTEFLAFMTILQLPVRQLGMMVNAFARASSSGQRLFEVLDQEPDVVDKPGAPALALARGELRFEDVSFVYRTEDGDAEALSGVSFAVGPGQTLGIVGPPGAGKSTIAHLVPRFYDVTGGRVTIDGQDIRDVTLDSLRNAVGVIQQDSFVFTSALERNVAYGDPWAERDRIARAASSAQLDTWVRSLPLGYRTLVGERGVSLSGGQRQRLSIARSVMLRPPFMIFDDSTAAIDAGTEQRIRASLREVTRQCATIIIAHRLSSLMHADEILFLDRGRVVERGSHVQLLARGGRYAALYELQARRTTGATEMVASSDGASADAGHAPGNGAAADSRTAKPVAVHGGNGAPHGDIVATGTSAGAAGGRS from the coding sequence ATGAGTTCCATCTCACTTTCCGACAGGCATCAGCCGTTCGTCGACACCCGTACCGGGGCCGGGGTGTTGGCGCGCATTACGCGCATGGCGTTGCGGTTTCGCGTGCGCCTGGCGATCGGCATTCTGGGCACCGTGGCCGCGGCGCTGTCGCAACTCCTGATTCCGCGCTTCATGGGGCAGGCGGTGGACGGCATCCACGACCTGCTGCAGGCGGCGACCGCATGGAATCCGGCGTCCCGCAACGGGCTGGTGATGTTGGCCCTCGGCCTGCTCGGTGCCAGCGTCGGGCGCGGCCTGTTCATGGCCCTGTACATGCAGCAGGGCGAGGCGCTCGGCCAGCGGCTTGCGTATTCGTTGCGGCTCGCCTACTACGAGAAGCTGCAGCACCTCAGCTTCAGCTACCACGACCGGGTGCACACCGGCGACCTGATGACGCGCGGCATGCTCGACGTGGAGGGCGTGCGCATGTTCGTGAACTTCGGCCTGCTGCGCACCTTCTACCTGGCCGTGCTGATCGGCTTCGGCACCTGGCAGCTCGTCGTCACCGACCCGCTGATGGCGCTCGTCGCGGTGAGCTTCGTCCCGGTGGTCGGCTGGCGCGCCATCGTGTCGCGCCTGCAGTTGCGCGAGAGCTGGTACCAGTTGCAGAAGCGCATGTCGATCCTGACCCGGGTGATGGACGAGAACCTGAGCGGCATTCGCGTGGTGCGCGCGTTTACCTCGCAGGATCACGAGATGCACAAGTTCGACCGCGCCTCGCGGCGGGCGCTGCTGCTGGCGCGCAAGCGGATCCGCATCCGGGTGCGGAACACGACGGTCATGACCATGACCTACTACGCCGCCATGTGCCTGGTGCTGCTGGTGGGCGGGCTGAAGGTGATGAACGGCGATGCCACGGTAGGCCGGCTCACCGAGTTCCTGGCGTTCATGACCATTCTGCAGTTGCCGGTACGCCAACTCGGCATGATGGTGAACGCGTTCGCGCGCGCCTCCTCCTCCGGCCAGCGGCTGTTCGAGGTGCTCGACCAGGAGCCGGACGTGGTGGACAAGCCGGGAGCGCCGGCGCTGGCGCTGGCCCGCGGCGAGCTGCGCTTCGAGGATGTGTCGTTCGTCTACCGCACCGAGGATGGCGACGCGGAGGCGCTGAGCGGGGTGTCGTTCGCGGTCGGTCCCGGCCAGACCCTGGGCATCGTCGGCCCGCCGGGCGCCGGCAAGTCGACCATCGCCCACCTGGTGCCGCGCTTCTACGACGTCACCGGCGGGCGCGTCACCATCGACGGCCAGGACATCCGCGACGTGACCCTCGATTCGCTGCGCAACGCGGTCGGGGTGATCCAGCAGGACAGCTTCGTGTTCACCTCCGCCCTGGAGCGCAACGTGGCGTACGGCGACCCGTGGGCCGAGCGCGACCGCATCGCGCGCGCCGCCTCGTCGGCGCAACTCGACACCTGGGTGCGCAGCCTGCCGCTCGGCTACCGGACGCTGGTCGGCGAGCGCGGGGTGTCGCTGTCGGGCGGCCAGCGGCAGCGGCTGTCGATCGCGCGCAGCGTGATGCTGCGTCCGCCGTTCATGATCTTCGACGACTCCACCGCGGCGATCGACGCCGGCACCGAGCAGCGTATCCGCGCCTCGCTGCGCGAGGTGACGCGGCAGTGCGCCACCATCATCATCGCCCATCGGCTGAGCTCGCTGATGCACGCCGACGAGATCCTGTTCCTGGACCGGGGCCGGGTCGTGGAGCGCGGCAGCCACGTGCAACTGTTGGCACGCGGCGGGCGCTACGCGGCGCTGTACGAGCTGCAGGCGCGCCGCACCACCGGCGCCACCGAAATGGTGGCGTCATCCGACGGGGCTTCGGCGGACGCAGGTCACGCGCCCGGCAACGGCGCCGCCGCCGACTCGCGCACGGCAAAGCCGGTCGCCGTGCACGGCGGCAACGGCGCGCCGCACGGCGACATCGTGGCCACCGGTACCTCCGCGGGCGCCGCGGGAGGCCGCTCATGA